One region of Blastocatellia bacterium genomic DNA includes:
- a CDS encoding VWA domain-containing protein: protein MSGAVLALLWGYLLCPSLGQQKPPVPTPPPSEQEATVSLESTLVDVIFTVTDERNRPITDLTRDDVRILEDGVEQRIEFFGRTQDLPMLVALAVDFSGSQEFNWPKERAAAERFFSRFFRWGKDYAALLTFRSATYLHCGLTSNEGRLQEALRRLVREDTGYASQGTALYDAAYIAIEEVLDGTMGRRLLNRYDHRVRRALILITDGHDTSSRRSEQEVIARAQRAGILIYAIGLSDSFRFADVNARTLDALTTLTGGRAYYPENERALEEAFHRIAEDLSSQFLAAYYPTNTARDGSFRRLHVQIIGRPNLTVRHRAGYFAPKAP, encoded by the coding sequence GTGAGCGGCGCTGTCCTCGCGCTACTCTGGGGGTATCTTCTCTGCCCTTCGCTGGGGCAGCAAAAGCCTCCCGTGCCGACTCCGCCCCCGTCGGAACAGGAAGCGACCGTCTCTTTGGAGAGCACCTTGGTGGACGTCATCTTCACCGTCACCGACGAACGAAACCGACCGATCACCGACCTGACGCGCGATGACGTGCGCATCTTGGAGGATGGTGTGGAGCAGCGGATCGAATTCTTCGGGCGGACCCAGGATCTGCCGATGCTCGTCGCTCTGGCTGTGGATTTCAGCGGGAGTCAGGAATTCAATTGGCCAAAAGAGCGGGCGGCAGCCGAGCGCTTTTTCTCCCGATTCTTCCGCTGGGGGAAGGACTATGCCGCGCTCCTCACGTTCCGCAGCGCGACGTATCTCCACTGCGGCCTGACGAGCAACGAAGGCCGATTGCAAGAGGCCCTGCGAAGGCTCGTGCGCGAGGACACGGGATACGCAAGTCAGGGGACGGCTCTCTACGACGCGGCCTATATCGCCATCGAGGAAGTCCTCGACGGCACGATGGGACGACGCCTGCTCAATCGCTATGACCATCGCGTTCGGCGCGCTCTCATCCTCATCACCGACGGTCACGATACGAGCAGTCGACGATCCGAACAAGAAGTGATCGCGCGAGCGCAGCGCGCCGGCATTCTGATCTACGCCATCGGCTTGAGCGATTCCTTCCGCTTCGCGGATGTCAACGCGCGCACCCTCGATGCCCTCACCACGCTGACGGGCGGACGCGCGTATTATCCGGAGAATGAACGCGCACTTGAGGAGGCGTTCCACCGTATCGCCGAGGATTTGAGCAGTCAGTTTCTGGCCGCCTATTATCCGACGAACACCGCGCGCGATGGGAGCTTTCGCCGCCTCCACGTGCAGATCATCGGGCGCCCCAACCTAACCGTGCGCCATCGCGCGGGATACTTCGCGCCGAAAGCCCCGTAG
- a CDS encoding sodium:solute symporter family protein, protein MNVYLGVVLVYLTFLTGVSLYASRIVRTEVDFMVAGRKLSAPVLVGTLLATWIGSGSIIAGAGLAYREGFAALWFDAGVWVALIVIYFIAGRARKLEQLTVPDVLELRYNRWARLLGTLVTIVAYTVIASYQFRAGGLVLNIVTGLDPGTGTLITFLFVTAFTATAGLLSIAYTDIFNGILMLGGIFFAYPFLIARAGGWEGVRERLTAHWGEAIAAERLSLMGRFTVTEALAYALPTLLLMLGLANMYQRFFSARDARAARHAVVGWIIGTVFIETMIIVLAVIGSSLFPELAAGRSEQVLLYAAREGLPVVAGCVLLAAAVAIIVSTGDSFLLVPATNIVRDIYQRFLNPHATERQIVLYSRLAVIALGVAGYILIQFFETVLRAALFSYTMYGVGITPALLACFLWKRATTTGGIASILGGMLVTLIWHFAGLTERTGIETIYPALAISLLGLIVGSLLTPPPPEEKWKPFFQ, encoded by the coding sequence ATGAACGTCTATCTTGGCGTCGTCTTAGTGTATTTGACTTTTCTGACCGGCGTCAGCCTCTACGCCTCGCGCATCGTCAGGACTGAGGTTGATTTCATGGTCGCCGGGCGGAAACTGAGCGCGCCAGTGCTCGTCGGCACGCTGCTGGCGACGTGGATCGGCTCGGGCTCGATCATCGCAGGAGCGGGCTTGGCTTACCGCGAAGGCTTCGCCGCGCTATGGTTTGACGCGGGCGTGTGGGTCGCCCTCATCGTGATCTACTTCATCGCAGGCCGAGCGCGAAAGCTCGAACAGTTGACCGTCCCCGATGTCCTCGAATTGCGCTACAACCGATGGGCGCGGCTTCTGGGCACGCTCGTGACGATCGTCGCCTATACGGTGATCGCCTCATATCAATTCCGCGCGGGTGGATTAGTTCTGAACATCGTCACCGGCCTCGATCCGGGGACGGGCACGCTCATCACCTTCCTCTTCGTGACGGCGTTCACGGCGACGGCGGGCTTGCTCTCGATCGCCTACACGGACATCTTCAACGGCATCTTGATGCTCGGAGGCATCTTCTTCGCCTATCCATTCCTCATCGCTCGCGCGGGCGGATGGGAAGGCGTGCGAGAGCGTCTGACGGCCCATTGGGGGGAAGCTATCGCCGCCGAACGCTTGAGCCTCATGGGGCGCTTCACCGTGACGGAAGCGCTCGCGTATGCGCTGCCAACGCTGCTACTGATGCTCGGTCTGGCCAACATGTATCAGCGCTTCTTCTCCGCTCGCGATGCTCGCGCCGCTCGTCACGCCGTCGTCGGATGGATCATCGGGACGGTGTTCATCGAGACGATGATCATCGTGCTCGCCGTCATCGGCTCGAGCCTTTTCCCCGAGCTGGCGGCGGGACGAAGCGAGCAAGTGCTCCTGTACGCGGCGCGCGAAGGCCTTCCCGTGGTGGCCGGCTGCGTCTTGCTGGCGGCGGCCGTCGCCATCATCGTCTCCACCGGGGATAGCTTCCTCCTGGTTCCCGCCACCAATATCGTTCGAGACATCTATCAGCGATTCCTCAATCCGCACGCGACCGAGCGGCAGATCGTGCTCTACTCCCGCCTCGCGGTCATCGCCTTGGGCGTCGCGGGGTACATCCTCATCCAATTTTTCGAGACCGTGCTTCGAGCCGCGCTCTTCTCCTACACGATGTACGGCGTGGGGATCACGCCAGCGCTTTTGGCCTGCTTCCTCTGGAAGCGCGCCACAACAACCGGTGGCATCGCTTCCATCCTCGGCGGGATGCTCGTGACGCTCATTTGGCATTTCGCTGGCCTCACCGAGCGGACGGGGATCGAGACGATCTATCCGGCGCTAGCGATCTCGCTGCTCGGTCTGATCGTGGGCAGCCTGCTCACCCCGCCCCCGCCCGAGGAAAAGTGGAAACCGTTCTTCCAATGA
- the rpsU gene encoding 30S ribosomal protein S21, with protein MALIIVNEGESIESALRRFKRKVQQEDIIKEIKKHSFYLKPGEKRRLKEALARKRLRRRLKREMGE; from the coding sequence GTGGCGCTGATCATCGTCAACGAAGGAGAGTCCATCGAGAGCGCTCTTCGGCGCTTCAAGCGGAAGGTGCAGCAGGAGGACATCATCAAAGAGATCAAGAAGCATTCCTTCTACCTGAAGCCGGGCGAGAAGCGGCGATTGAAGGAGGCATTGGCGAGAAAGCGGCTGCGCCGTCGCCTGAAGCGCGAGATGGGAGAGTGA
- a CDS encoding universal stress protein, with protein MTTDSTAIFPPRRILCPTDFSELATFALRYAAELARCSKASLLVMHADPFLPPPYLTAGQFEEMLQALERTKAATRRYLTEYVRNVVGTEPDVEPLLVEDTPARAILETARQREADLIVMGTHGRSGLSRVMLGSVTERVLRESDRPVLTIRYKAEALPTPHVSVRHLLCPVNYTPIARTALQHAVAIARCFNAELTVVHVLEDEAQKASDREALARLCEWVPEDVRAHCQMKELIRRGNAAEQIIETARALGSDMIVLGAHHKRFFDATVIGTTTVRVTRHAPCPVLVVPGRE; from the coding sequence ATGACCACTGATTCCACGGCCATCTTTCCCCCACGACGTATCCTCTGTCCGACGGATTTCAGCGAGCTAGCGACGTTCGCCCTCCGGTACGCGGCGGAACTAGCCCGCTGCTCGAAGGCCTCGCTACTGGTGATGCATGCCGATCCTTTCCTCCCCCCTCCTTATCTCACGGCGGGACAGTTCGAGGAAATGCTCCAAGCCCTGGAGCGCACGAAGGCGGCGACGCGTCGCTATCTCACCGAATACGTGCGAAACGTCGTGGGGACGGAGCCCGATGTGGAACCCCTGCTCGTGGAGGACACCCCTGCGCGAGCGATTCTCGAAACCGCTCGGCAACGCGAGGCCGACCTGATCGTCATGGGCACTCATGGACGCAGCGGACTGAGCCGCGTGATGCTCGGTTCGGTCACCGAGCGCGTTCTGAGAGAGAGCGACCGACCCGTGCTGACCATTCGATACAAGGCAGAGGCATTGCCGACCCCCCACGTCTCCGTCCGGCATCTCCTATGCCCAGTGAATTACACGCCCATCGCGCGCACGGCCCTGCAGCATGCCGTCGCCATCGCCCGGTGCTTTAACGCGGAACTCACGGTCGTGCACGTTTTGGAGGACGAGGCACAAAAAGCCTCCGACCGGGAGGCGCTCGCTCGCCTCTGCGAATGGGTTCCGGAAGACGTACGCGCGCACTGCCAAATGAAAGAGCTCATCCGACGCGGGAATGCCGCGGAGCAAATCATCGAGACGGCGCGCGCCCTCGGAAGCGATATGATCGTCCTGGGAGCCCATCATAAGCGCTTCTTCGACGCAACCGTGATCGGGACGACGACCGTGCGCGTCACCCGACATGCGCCCTGCCCCGTGCTCGTCGTCCCGGGTCGGGAATGA